A single window of Ictalurus punctatus breed USDA103 chromosome 27, Coco_2.0, whole genome shotgun sequence DNA harbors:
- the adarb1a gene encoding double-stranded RNA-specific editase 1a isoform X2, translating to MSSCGTDVKENRNLDNFSSKAGIQTANRNAPLGSRRKRPLEEGNRGHAHSKFRPKRRKKAPGPTLQKNALMQLNEIKPGLQYKLLSQTGPVHAPVFAMSVEVNGQRFEGTGPTKKKAKLSAAEKALRSFVQFPNASEAHVAMGRTFGINTDFTSDQADFPDALFNGFETPRDVSSTNGTLHLRHECPMPVSATQPVLVGHGKNAVMILNELRPGLRYEFVAESGESHAKNFVMAVTVDSQVFQGSGRNKKLAKARAAQAALSGLFNMQLDQTPSRQPIPRDGLQLHLPQVLADAVSQLVVEKFGELTDNFISPHARRKVLAGVVMTTGTDVKDAQVICVSTGTKCINGEYMSDRGLALNDCHAEIIARRSLIRYLYSQLEYFLSNSPEDHERSIFRRCEQHGYQLKDGVQFHLYISTSPCGDARIFSPHEAAVEDQGDRHPNRKARGQLRTKIESGEGTIPVRSSNTVQTWDGVLQGERLLTMSCSDKIARWNVVGVQGSLMSYFSGPIYFSSIILGSLYHADHLSRAMYQRVADMEELPQPFTLNRPLLSGISNAEARQPGKAPNFSVNWTVGDQGLEVINATTGKDDLGRPSHLCKHALYSRWVRLHAKLSQTLRIQVARPALYHEAKQGAADYHSAKQTLIRAFQNAGLGAWVKKPIEQDQFSLTQ from the exons ATGA GTTCATGCGGCACAGACGTTAAAGAGAACCGCAACCTGGATAACTTTTCATCCAAGGCGGGGATACAAACAGCCAATAGGAATGCGCCGTTGGGGTCGAGACGCAAGCGGCCGCTGGAGGAGGGGAACcgaggccacgcccactccaAATTCCGTCCCAAGAGGCGCAAGAAAGCGCCGGGGCCGACGTTGCAGAAGAATGCGCTCATGCAGCTGAACGAGATCAAACCGGGCCTCCAGTACAAACTCCTGTCCCAGACGGGGCCGGTGCATGCTCCGGTCTTCGCCATGAGCGTGGAGGTCAACGGGCAGCGCTTCGAAGGGACGGGACCCACGAAGAAGAAGGCCAAGCTGAGCGCAGCGGAAAAGGCGCTGCGCTCTTTCGTCCAGTTCCCCAACGCCTCCGAAGCTCATGTGGCCATGGGCCGCACGTTTGGCATCAACACCGACTTCACCTCGGACCAAGCCGATTTCCCAGATGCCCTCTTTAACGGATTCGAGACGCCTCGCGATGTGTCTAGCACCAACGGAACCCTACACCTTCGGCACGAGTGCCCTATGCCCGTTTCAGCGACTCAGCCGGTCCTTGTGGGCCACGGGAAGAATGCGGTGATGATCCTGAACGAGTTGCGGCCAGGCCTCAGGTACGAGTTCGTGGCCGAGAGCGGAGAGAGCCACGCTAAGAACTTTGTGATGGCTGTGACGGTGGACTCGCAGGTTTTTCAGGGATCAGGCCGGAATAAGAAGCTGGCAAAGGCGCGTGCGGCTCAGGCGGCGCTTTCAGGCCTCTTTAACATGCAGCTGGACCAGACGCCGTCTAGACAGCCCATACCGAGAGACGGTCTGCAGTTACACCTGCCACAG gtccTGGCAGACGCCGTGTCTCAGCTGGTGGTGGAAAAGTTCGGCGAGCTGACGGACAACTTCATATCACCTCACGCACGACGGAAAGTCCTCGCCGGTGTTGTTATGacaacag GGACTGACGTGAAGGACGCACAGGTGATCTGCGTTTCCACGGGAACCAAGTGCATAAACGGCGAGTACATGAGCGACCGAGGCCTGGCGTTAAACGACTGTCACGCTGAGATCATCGCACGCCGATCGCTAATCAGATACCTGTACAGCCAGCTGGAGTACTTCCTCAG TAACAGTCCCGAGGATCACGAGCGCTCCATATTCCGGCGGTGTGAACAGCACGGCTATCAGTTGAAGGACGGAGTTCAGTTCCACCTGTACATCAGCACCTCGCCGTGCGGAGACGCTCGGATCTTCTCACCGCACGAAGCCGCTGTGGAGG ATCAGGGAGACAGACACCCGAACAGAAAAGCCCGAGGACAGCTGCGCACTAAGATCGAGTCGGGTGAGGGAACCATCCCGGTCCGCTCCAGCAACACTGTCCAAACATGGGACGGAGTCCTGCAGGGGGAGAGGCTGCTCACCATGTCCTGCAGCGATAAGATCGCCAG gtggaaTGTAGTGGGTGTGCAGGGTTCTCTGATGAGTTATTTCTCAGGCCCTATCTATTTCTCGAGTATAATCCTGGGCAGTCTGTACCATGCAGATCACCTCAGCAGGGCCATGTACCAGCGTGTCGCAGATATGGAGGAGTTACCACAACCCTTCACCCTCAACAGACCACTGCTCAGCG gaatcAGTAACGCAGAGGCACGGCAGCCCGGTAAGGCTCCAAACTTCAGTGTGAACTGGACGGTGGGGGATCAGGGGTTAGAGGTCATCAACGCTACCACAGGGAAGGACGACCTCGGCCGACCATCTCACCTCTGCAAACACGCCCTGTACAGCCGCTGGGTTCGTCTCCACGCCAAG
- the adarb1a gene encoding double-stranded RNA-specific editase 1a isoform X1 — protein MSRSCCSSMAPSYLCLIRHRSKRRRKKRSERKGRTRNPQTFPGVNVTEDESMSSCGTDVKENRNLDNFSSKAGIQTANRNAPLGSRRKRPLEEGNRGHAHSKFRPKRRKKAPGPTLQKNALMQLNEIKPGLQYKLLSQTGPVHAPVFAMSVEVNGQRFEGTGPTKKKAKLSAAEKALRSFVQFPNASEAHVAMGRTFGINTDFTSDQADFPDALFNGFETPRDVSSTNGTLHLRHECPMPVSATQPVLVGHGKNAVMILNELRPGLRYEFVAESGESHAKNFVMAVTVDSQVFQGSGRNKKLAKARAAQAALSGLFNMQLDQTPSRQPIPRDGLQLHLPQVLADAVSQLVVEKFGELTDNFISPHARRKVLAGVVMTTGTDVKDAQVICVSTGTKCINGEYMSDRGLALNDCHAEIIARRSLIRYLYSQLEYFLSNSPEDHERSIFRRCEQHGYQLKDGVQFHLYISTSPCGDARIFSPHEAAVEDQGDRHPNRKARGQLRTKIESGEGTIPVRSSNTVQTWDGVLQGERLLTMSCSDKIARWNVVGVQGSLMSYFSGPIYFSSIILGSLYHADHLSRAMYQRVADMEELPQPFTLNRPLLSGISNAEARQPGKAPNFSVNWTVGDQGLEVINATTGKDDLGRPSHLCKHALYSRWVRLHAKLSQTLRIQVARPALYHEAKQGAADYHSAKQTLIRAFQNAGLGAWVKKPIEQDQFSLTQ, from the exons ATGTCTCGGTCGTGTTGCAGCAGCATGGCACCGTCGTACCTCTGTCTGATCCGCCACAGGTCTAAACGGAGACGCAAAAAACGCTCTGAACGTAAAG gtcGCACTCGGAATCCACAGACATTTCCTGGCGTGAATGTGACTGAAGATGAGAGTATGA GTTCATGCGGCACAGACGTTAAAGAGAACCGCAACCTGGATAACTTTTCATCCAAGGCGGGGATACAAACAGCCAATAGGAATGCGCCGTTGGGGTCGAGACGCAAGCGGCCGCTGGAGGAGGGGAACcgaggccacgcccactccaAATTCCGTCCCAAGAGGCGCAAGAAAGCGCCGGGGCCGACGTTGCAGAAGAATGCGCTCATGCAGCTGAACGAGATCAAACCGGGCCTCCAGTACAAACTCCTGTCCCAGACGGGGCCGGTGCATGCTCCGGTCTTCGCCATGAGCGTGGAGGTCAACGGGCAGCGCTTCGAAGGGACGGGACCCACGAAGAAGAAGGCCAAGCTGAGCGCAGCGGAAAAGGCGCTGCGCTCTTTCGTCCAGTTCCCCAACGCCTCCGAAGCTCATGTGGCCATGGGCCGCACGTTTGGCATCAACACCGACTTCACCTCGGACCAAGCCGATTTCCCAGATGCCCTCTTTAACGGATTCGAGACGCCTCGCGATGTGTCTAGCACCAACGGAACCCTACACCTTCGGCACGAGTGCCCTATGCCCGTTTCAGCGACTCAGCCGGTCCTTGTGGGCCACGGGAAGAATGCGGTGATGATCCTGAACGAGTTGCGGCCAGGCCTCAGGTACGAGTTCGTGGCCGAGAGCGGAGAGAGCCACGCTAAGAACTTTGTGATGGCTGTGACGGTGGACTCGCAGGTTTTTCAGGGATCAGGCCGGAATAAGAAGCTGGCAAAGGCGCGTGCGGCTCAGGCGGCGCTTTCAGGCCTCTTTAACATGCAGCTGGACCAGACGCCGTCTAGACAGCCCATACCGAGAGACGGTCTGCAGTTACACCTGCCACAG gtccTGGCAGACGCCGTGTCTCAGCTGGTGGTGGAAAAGTTCGGCGAGCTGACGGACAACTTCATATCACCTCACGCACGACGGAAAGTCCTCGCCGGTGTTGTTATGacaacag GGACTGACGTGAAGGACGCACAGGTGATCTGCGTTTCCACGGGAACCAAGTGCATAAACGGCGAGTACATGAGCGACCGAGGCCTGGCGTTAAACGACTGTCACGCTGAGATCATCGCACGCCGATCGCTAATCAGATACCTGTACAGCCAGCTGGAGTACTTCCTCAG TAACAGTCCCGAGGATCACGAGCGCTCCATATTCCGGCGGTGTGAACAGCACGGCTATCAGTTGAAGGACGGAGTTCAGTTCCACCTGTACATCAGCACCTCGCCGTGCGGAGACGCTCGGATCTTCTCACCGCACGAAGCCGCTGTGGAGG ATCAGGGAGACAGACACCCGAACAGAAAAGCCCGAGGACAGCTGCGCACTAAGATCGAGTCGGGTGAGGGAACCATCCCGGTCCGCTCCAGCAACACTGTCCAAACATGGGACGGAGTCCTGCAGGGGGAGAGGCTGCTCACCATGTCCTGCAGCGATAAGATCGCCAG gtggaaTGTAGTGGGTGTGCAGGGTTCTCTGATGAGTTATTTCTCAGGCCCTATCTATTTCTCGAGTATAATCCTGGGCAGTCTGTACCATGCAGATCACCTCAGCAGGGCCATGTACCAGCGTGTCGCAGATATGGAGGAGTTACCACAACCCTTCACCCTCAACAGACCACTGCTCAGCG gaatcAGTAACGCAGAGGCACGGCAGCCCGGTAAGGCTCCAAACTTCAGTGTGAACTGGACGGTGGGGGATCAGGGGTTAGAGGTCATCAACGCTACCACAGGGAAGGACGACCTCGGCCGACCATCTCACCTCTGCAAACACGCCCTGTACAGCCGCTGGGTTCGTCTCCACGCCAAG
- the slx9 gene encoding protein FAM207A, which produces MVGKIKRVRQKLHHDAVKINTGEEKTSSCLEKAPALPLNITTKTETRIKPADKNPRDVKALNFPKGVFAGTVIPPEALVQTLSVSELPAKPTAEPTEEKPRGVGEKKQQSKKEKMKERRERWLNKISAIKLARENRTELARRKATPVVGDMRVLADALPELLPCIRAPASKKQKGMVKKKAEPTDYCKMKPAQKRKLLELEMSRFSEAMRDTAFKSNPLAAIGEHLRKRLKQEEEQS; this is translated from the exons atGGTGGGGAAAATAAAGCGGGTGCGACAGAAACTTCACCACGACGCCGTGAAGATAAACACTGGGGAGGAAAAAACTTCATCATGTCTGGAAAAGGCCCCCGCTTTACCTTTAAACATCACCACAAAAACAGAGACGCGGATAAAACCGGCTGATAAAAACCCCAGAGACGTGAAG GCGTTAAACTTCCCCAAGGGCGTTTTCGCTGGTACTGTGATTCCTCCTGAAGCTCTGGTTCAGACTCTCAGTGTTTCCGAGCTTCCAGCAAAACCAACTGCCGAACCAACTGAGGAAAAGCCCAGAG GTGTCGGGGAAAAGAAGCAGCAGTCgaagaaggagaagatgaaGGAGAGACGAGAGCGATGGCTCAACA AGATCAGCGCCATTAAACTGGCCCGGGAGAATCGGACGGAGCTCGCACGCCGCAAGGCCACGCCCGTCGTCGGGGATATGAGGGTATTGGCTGATGCACTTCCTGAGCTCCTCCCTTGCATCAGAGCGCCCGCGTCCAAGAAACAGAAAGG tatggTGAAGAAGAAAGCAGAACCTACAGATTACTGTAAGATGAAGCCTGCGCAGAAACGCAAACTGCT TGAGCTGGAAATGTCCCGCTTCAGTGAGGCCATGAGAGACACCGCCTTCAAGTCCAACCCCCTCGCTGCGATTGGTGAACACTTGAGGAAACGGCTCAAACAGGAAGAAGAGCAGAGTTAA